The DNA segment tacttcaccaATGTAGGATCAgcgttccgaaagtgaaggaATATTTCACCCAATGAAAGATCTGCATTCCGAAAGTGAAAGAGTACTTCACCAGAACAAGAGTAgcgttccgaaagtgaaggatTACTTCACCAATGAAGGATCAGGGTTCCTAATGTGAAGTTTACTTCACACGATGAAGGATCAGCACTCCAAAATtgaaggagtacttcacctggtgaaggatcagcattccgaaagtgaaggcGTACTTCACCAGAACAAGGAGTAGTGTTCCGAAAGTGAAGGATTacttctcctgctgaaggatcagtgttccgaaagtgaaggagtacttcaccggGTGTAGGAATAGCGTTCCGAAAGTGAAGGGGTACTTTCCCCAATGaaggatcagcattccgaaaggGAAGGAGTACTTCAGCGGTGAaaggatcagcattccgaaagtgaaggagtacttcacctggtgaaggaacagcattctgaaattgAAGGTTTATTTCACCGCCTGAAGGAGGAGCATTCCGAAAGTGTAGGAGCATTTCACCCGATGAagtatcagcattccgaaagagAAGGTGTacttcacctgctgaaggagcagtgttccgaaagtgaaggagtatTTCACCCAATTaaggatcagcattccgaaagtgaaggagtgCTTCACCGGGTGAAGGTCTAGCGTTCCAAAAGTGAAGAATTACTTCACCTCGTAAAGGATCAGCATTCCGAATGTTTAGGATTACCTCACCTTATGAagtatcagcattccgaaagtgaaggaatATTTCACCAGGAGAAGTGGCAGCGTTAAAAAAGTGAAGGAGTACTCCACCCAATGAAggatcagcattccaaaagtgaaggagtacttcacctgCTGAAGGATCAGCGTTCGTAAAGTGAAGGAAtacttcacctggtgaaggaatagcattccgaaagtgaaggattATTTTGCCCAATGAAGGATCAGCATTCCGACAGTGAAGGAGTAGCTTTCCGacagtgaaggagtacttcacctggtgaaggagtcacattctcaaagtgaaggagtacttcacctgTTGTAGGATCAATGCTCCGacagtgaaggagtacttcacctAGTATAGAATCAGTGCTCCGATCGTATATGAGTACTTTACCGGTTGAAGGATCAGTAGTTCGAAAGTGTAGGATTACctaacctgatgaaggatcagcattccgaaagtgtAAGATTACctaacctgatgaaggatcagcattcCGATAGTGAAGGAGTATTTCACCGGGTGAAGTGGCAGTGTTCCGAAAGTGAAAGAGTACTTCACCCGATGAAGAATCAGCGCTCCAAAAGTGAAGGAGTACTCTACCCAACAAAGGATCAGCATTTTGAAAGTGAAGGAATACTTTACCCAATGaaggatcagcattccgaaagtgaaggagtacttcacccgatgaaggatcagcattccaaaattgaaggagtacttcacctggtgaaggatCAGCTTCCTGAAAGTGAAGGAGTGCTTCACCGAGTGAAGGTCTAGCTTTCCGAAATTGAAGGAGTATTTCACCCAATGaaggatcagcattccgaaagtgtAGGATtacctcacctgatgaaggagcagtgttccgaaagagGAGTATTTCACCCGATGAAGAATCcgcattccgaaagtgaaggagtacttcacctgGTGAAGaatcagcattccgaaagtgaaggagaaCTTCACCTCATATAGGATTAGTGCTCCAATAGTGAAGGAATACTTCACCGAGTGaaggatcagcattccgaaagtgaaggagtacttgACCTGCTGAatgagcagtgttccgaaagtgaaggagaaCTTCACCATGTGAAGGagtagcattccaaaagtggagGTGTATTTCACGCAATGAAGGATCAGCATTCCAACAGGGAAGGAGTACTTCTCCTGGTGAAGGAGtagcattccgaaagtgaaggagtacttcacctgGTGGAGGAGTAGCGTTCCGACAGTGAAGGAGTATTTCACCTGGTGAAggatcagcattccaaaagtgaaggagtacttcacctCATGTAGGATCAATGCTCCGACAGTGTAGGAGTACTTCACTGAGTGAAGGATCAacattccgaaagtgaaggattACTTCGCCTGATTAAGGATCAATATTCCgaaagtgatggaatatttcaccgGATGAATGGGCAGCGTTCcaaaagtgaaggagtacttcacccaTTGAAGAATCAgaattccgaaagtgaaggagtacttcaccggGAGCAGGAGTAGCGTTCTAAAAGTGAAGGAATACTTCATCCAATGaaggatcagcattccgaaagtgaaggagtacttcactGGCAGAAGGAGTAGCATTCCGAAATTGAAGGATTACTTCGCCTGGTGAAAGAGCAGCATTCCAAACGTGAAGGACTACAGCACCGGGAGAAGAAGTAGCGTTCCGAAAGTAAAGGATTAGTTCAGTCGATGaactatcagcattccgaaagtgaaggagtacttcaccgggtgaaggatcagcattccgaaagtgtAGGattacttcacctgatgaagtatcagcattccgaaagtgaaggatgTTTTTCACCGGGTGAAGGCCTAGCATTCcaaaagtgaaggagtacttccCCCATTGAAGAATCAgaattccgaaagtgaaggagtacttcaccggatgaaggagcagctttccgaaagtgaaggagtacttcacccGACGAAGGttcagcattccgaaagtgaaggagtacttcacccaATGAAGGttcagcattccgaaagtgaaggagtacttcaccgTGTGAAGGAGTAGTGTTCCGACAGTGAAGGAGTATTTCAGCTGGTAAAGGATCAGGATTCCAAAACTGAAGGAGCACTTCACCTCATGTAGGATCAGTGCTCCGACAGTGTAGGAGTACTTCACCGGGTGAAGGATCAacattccgaaagtgaaggattacttcgcctgatgaaggatcaatattccgaaagtgatggaatatttcaccgGGTGAATGGGCCGCATTCcaaaagtgaaggagtacttcacccaTTGAAGAATCAgaattccgaaagtgaaggagtacttcacccgatgaaggagcagcttttcGAAAGTGAAGGAGTATTTCACCGCGAGGAGTAGCGTTCTGAACGTGAAGGACTACTTCACCGGGAGAAGAAGTAgcgttccgaaagtgaaggatTAGTTCAGTCGATGAagtatcagcattccgaaagtgaaggagtacttcaccggGTGAAGGATCAGCATTCAGAAAGTTTACGATTACCTCACCTGATGAagtatcagcattccgaaagtgaaggagtatTTCACCGGGTGAAGGCCTAGtgttccgaaagtgaaggagtatTTCACCCAATGaaggatcagcattccgaaagtgaaggagtatTTCACCAAATGAAGGAGCAGTTTTCCGAAAGTGATGGAGTACTACACCCGATGAAGGGTCAgcgttccgaaagtgaaggagtacttcacccGGTGAAGGAGTAACATTCAGAAAGTGAAGGAGTATTTCACCCACTTAAgggatcagcattccgaaaatgAAGGAGTAGCTTTCTGACAGTGAAGTAGtacttcacctggtgaaggatTAGCATTCCGAGagtgaaggagtacttcatcTGGTGTAGGATCAGTGCTCCGacagtgaaggagtacttcacccaATGAAAGatcaatgttccaaaagtgatgGAGTACTTCATCCAATGAAggatcagcattccaaaagtgaaggagtacttcagCAGAACAAGGAGTAGCGTTCCGATAGTGACGGAGTACTTCACAGTGTGAAGGAGTAGCATTCCAAAAGTGAAGGAgtatttcacctgatgaagtatcagcattccgaaagggAAGGTGTATTTCTCCTGGTGAAGGAGTAGCGTTCCGAAAGTGACGGAGTATTTCACCCGATGaaggatcagcattccgaaagtgaagggGTACTTCACCCGATGATggatcagcattccaaaagtgaagGAGTgcttcacctggtgaaggagtggcgttccgaaagtgaaggagtactcACCTCATATAGGATCAGTGCTCCGACAGTGTAGGAGTActtcacccaatgaaggagcagtgttccaaaagtgaaggagtacttcacctgGTGAAGaatcagcattccgaaagtgaaggagaaCTTCACCTGATGTAGGATTAGTGCTCCAATAGTGAAGGAATACTTCACCGAGTGaaggatcagcattccgaaagtgaaggagtatTTCACCCAATGaaggatcagcattccgaaagtgaaggagtgCTTCACCATGTGAGGGAGtagcattccgaaagtgaaggagtatTTCACCTGGTGAAGaatcagcattccgaaagtgaaggagaaCTTCACTTGATGTAGGATTAGTGCTCCAATAGTGAAGGAATACTTCACTGAGTGaaggatcagcattccgaaagtgaaggagtacttgACCTGCTGAatgagcagtgttccgaaagtgaaggagaaCTTCACCTAATGAAGGCCCAGTTTTCCGAtagtgaaggagtacttcaccgggtgaaggatcagcattccgaaagtgaagaaatatttcacTGGGTGAAGtggcagcattccaaaagtgaaggagtacttcacctCCTGATGGATCAGCATTTCGAAAGTGAGGGATaactccacctgatgaaggatcagcattccgaaagtgaaggagtacttcaccaTATGAAGGAGTAGCATTCCAAAAGTGAAAGAGTATTTCACCCAATGATGGATCAGCATTCCAAAAGGGAAGGAGTACTTCTCCTGGTGAAGGAGTAGCGTTCCAAAAGCGAAGGAATACTTCATCCAATGAAGGATCGACATTCagaaagtgaaggagtacttcacctggtgaaggagtagTGTTCCGACAGTGAAGGAGTATTTCACCTGGTGAAGGATCAGCATTCCAAAActgaaggagtacttcacctCATGTAGGATCAGTGCTCCGACAGTGTAGGAGTACTTCACCGGGTGAAGGATCAacattccgaaagtgaaggattacttcgcctgatgaaggatcaatattccaaaagtgatggaatatttcaccgGGTGAATGGGCAGAGTTCCAgaagtgaaggagtacttcacccaTTGAAGAATCAgaattccgaaagtgaaggagtacttcacccaATGAAAGATCAACGTTCcaaaagtgaaggagtacttcacctgGTGAAGAATCAgaattccgaaagtgaaggagtacttcaccggatgaaggatcagcattccaaaactgaaggagtacttcaccggGGGAAGGAGTAGTGTTCTGAAAGTGAAGGAATACTTCATCCAATGAAGGAGtagcattccgaaagtgaaggattACTTCACCTGGTGAAAGAGCAGCATTCCGAACGCGAAGGACTACATTACCGGGAGAAGAAGTAgcgttccgaaagtgaaggatTAGTTCACTCGTTGAagtatcagcattccgaaagtgaaggagtacttcaccggGTGAAGGATCAGCATTCCGATAGTGAAGGAATACTTCACCGGGTGaaggatcagcattccgaaagtgtAGGATTACCTCACCTGATGAagtatcagcattccgaaagtgaagaaatatttcacTGGGTGAAGTGGCAGCGTTCCAAgagtgaaggagtacttcacccaatgaaggatcagcattccaaaagtaaAGGAGTACTTCACTTCCTGATGGATCAGCATTTCGAAAGTGAGGGATAacttcacctggtgaaggaacagcattccgaaagtgaaggtTTATTTCACCGCGTGCAGGAGTAGCGTTCTGAAAGTGTAGGAGCATTTCACTCGATGAagtatcagcattccgaaagagAAGGAGTGCTTCAGCGGGAGAAGGAGTAGCGTTCCGAAAGTGAAGAAATACGTCATCCAATGGGGGGTCAGCATTCCGAAAAtgaaggagtacttcaccggAAGAAGGAGTAGCATTCCGAAATTGAAGGATtacttcacctggtgaaggagcagcattccgaaagtgaaggagtgCTTCACCAGATGAAGGGACAGCATTCCGATAGTGAAGGAGTATTTCACCCAATGAAGGATCAGCATTCCGACAGTGAAGGATTAGCTTTCCGacagtgaaggagtacttcacctTGTGAAGGATCAGCATTctgaaagtgaaggagtacttcaccagAACAAGGAGTAgcgttccgaaagtgaaggagtactttgcccaatgaaggatcagcattccgaaaggTGAGGAGTACTTCACCGGTGAaaggatcagcattccgaaagtgaaggagtatttcacctggtgaaggaacagcaattcgAAAGTGAAGGTTTATTTCACCGCGTGAAGGAGGAGCATTCCGAAAGTGTAGGAGTATTTCGCCAGAACAAGGAGTAgcgttccgaaagtgaaggaATACTTCATCCAATGaaggatcagcattccgaaagcgaAGGAGTACTCCACATAATGAAAGATCAACGTTtcgaaagtgaaggagtacttcacccaatgaaggatcagcattccgaaagtgaaggaatACCTCACCATAAGAAGGAGtagcattccgaaagtgaaggagcaCTTCACCGGGTGAAGGAacagcattccgaaagtgaaggtTTATTTCACCACGTGAATGAGGAGTGTTCCGAAAGTGTAGGAGCATTTCACCCGATGAagtatcagcattccgaaagtgaaggtgtacttcacctgatgaagtatcagcattccgaaagtgaTGGAGTatttcacccgatgaaggagtagTGTTCAGAAAATGAAGGAGTATTTCACCCACTTAaaggatcagcattccgaaagtcAAGGAGTACTTCACCGGGTGAAGGAGTAGCGTTCCGAAAGTGAAGAAATACTTCATCCAATGGGGGgtcagcattccgaaagtgaaaGAGTACTTCATCGGAAGAAGGTGCAgcgttccgaaagtgaaggatTACTGCACCTCATAAAGGATCAGCATTTCGAAAGTGTAGGATTACCTCACCTGATGAagtatcagcattccgaaagtgaaggactATTTCACCGGGTGAAGTGGCAGCGTTCcaaaagtgaaggagtacttcacccaatgaaggagcagcatttcgAAAGTGAAGGAGTATTTCACCAGATGAAGgatcaacattccaaaagtgaaggagtacttcaccggGTGAAGGTGTAacattccgaaagtgaaggagaaCTTCACCGGATGTAGGATTAGTTCCAATAGTGAAGGAGTATTTCACCTGCTGACGgatcagcattctgaaagggaAGGAGTACTTCACCGGGTGCAGGAGTAgcgttccgaaagtgaaggagtacttcatcAGAAGAAGGAGTGGCATTCTGAAAGTGAAGGAGTGTTTCATCTGGTGaaggatcagcattccgaaagtgaaggagtacaTCACCTGGTGAAGGATCAGAGTTCCCAAAGTGAAGGAGTATTTCAGCAAATGAAAGATCATCATTCCGAACGTGAAGGAGTACTTCACTGGGTGAAGGAGTGGTGTTCCGAATGTGAAGGAATATTTCACTCGATGAAggatcagcattccaaaagtgaagGTGTatttcacctggtgaaggagtacCGTTCCGAAAGCGAAGAAATACTTCACCTGTAGAAGGAGTAGCGTTCcaaaagtgaaggagtacttcactGGAAGAAGGAGTAGCGTTCCAAAAGTGAAGGAGTatttcacctggtgaaggagtacCGTTCCGAAAGCGAAGAAATACTTCACCTGCAGAAGGAGTAGCGTTCcaaaagtgaaggagtacttcaccggAAGAAGGAGTAGCGTTCCAAAAGTGAAGGAGTATTTCACCCAATGAAAGATCAtcattccgaaagtgaaggagtacttcaaccgatgaaggatcagcattccaaaagtgaggGAGTACAtgacctggtgaaggagcagcattccgaaagtgaaggcGTACTGCACCAAATGAAAGATCAtcattccgaaagtgaaggagttCTTCACCGGGTGaaggatcagcattccgaaagtgaaggaatATTTCCCTCAATGAagtatcagcattccgaaagtgaaggagaacttcacctaatgaaggatcagcgttccgaaagtgaaggagtacttcaccgTGTGAAGGAGtagcattccgaaagtgaaggagtacttcactTGATATAGGATTAGTGCTCCAATAGTGAAGGAATACTTCACCGAGTGaaggatcagcattccgaaagtgaaggagtacttgACCTGCTGAatgagcagtgttccgaaagtgaaggagaaCTTCACCTAATGAAGGCCCAGttttccgaaagtgaaggagtacttcacccaatgaaggatcagcattccgaaagtgaaggagtacttcaccgTGTGAAGGagtagcattccaaaagtggagGAGTATTTCATCCAATGATGGATCAGCATTCCAAAActgaaggagtacttcacctCATGTATGATCAGTGCTCCGACAGTGTAGGAGTACTTCACCGGGTGAAGGATCAACATTCCGAAAGAGAAGGATTACTTCGCCTGATAAAGGATCAATATTCCgaaagtgatggaatatttcaccgGGTAAATGGGCCGCATACCAAAcgtgaaggagtacttcacccgatgaaggagaagctttccgaaagtgaaggagtagTTCACCTGGTGAAGAATCAgaattccgaaagtgaaggagtacttcaccggatgaaggatcagcattccaaaactgaaggagtacttcaccggGGGAAGGAGtagcattccgaaagtgaaggattACTTCACCTGGTGAAAGAGCAGCATTCCGAATGCGAAGGACTACATTACCGGGAGAAGAAGTAgcgttccgaaagtgaaggatTAGTTCACTCGTTGAagtatcagcattccgaaagtgaaggagtacttcaccgggtgaaggatcagcattccgatagtgaaggagtacttcaccgggtgaaggatcagcattccgaaagtgaagaaatatttcacTGGGTGAAGTGGCAGCGTTCCAAgagtgaaggagtacttcacccaatgaaggatcagcattccaaaagtaaAGGAGTACTTCACCTCCTGATGGATCAGCATTTCGAAAGTGAGGGATAacttcacctggtgaaggaacagcattccgaaagtgaaggtTTATTTCACCGCGTGCAGGAGTAGCATTCTGAAAGTGTAGGAGCATTTCACCCGATGAagtatcagcattccgaaagagAAGGAGTGCTTCAGCGGGAGAAGGAGTAGCGTTCCGAAAGTGAAGAAATACGTCATCCAATGGGGGGTCAGCATTCCGAAAAtgaaggagtacttcaccggAAGAAGGAGtagcattccgaaagtgaaggagtacttcaccagATGAAGGGACAGCATTCCGATAGTGAAGGAGTATTTCACCCAATGAAGGATCAGCATTCCGACAGTGAAGGGTTAGCTTTCCGacagtgaaggagtacttcacctCGTGAAGGATCAGCATTctgaaagtgaaggagtacttcaccagAACAAGGAGTAgcgttccgaaagtgaaggagtactttgcccaatgaaggatcagcattccgaaaggTAAGGAGTACTTCACCGGTGAaaggatcagcattccgaaagtgaaggagtacttcacctggtgaaggaacagcaattcgAAAGTGAAGGTTTATTTCACCGCGTGAAGGAGGAGCGTTCCGAAAGTGTAGGAGTATTTCACCAGAACAAGGAGTAGCGTTCCGAAAGTGAAGGGGTACTTCATCCAATGaaggatcagcattccgaaagcgaAGGAGTACTCCACATAATGAAAGATCAACGTTtcgaaagtgaaggagtacttcatccaatgaaggatcagcattccgaaagtgaaggaatACCTCACCATAAGAAGGAGTAgcgttccgaaagtgaaggagcaCTTCACCGGGTGAAGGAacagcattccgaaagtgaaggtTTATTTCACCGCGTGAATGAGGAGCGTTCCGAAAGTGTAGGAGCATTTCACCCGATGAagtatcagcattccgaaagtgaaggtgtacttcacctgatgaagtatcagcattccgaaagtgaaggagtatttcacccgatgaaggagtagCGTTCAGAAAATGAAGGAGTATTTCACCCACTTAaaggatcagcattccgaaagtcAAGGAGTACTTCACCGGGTGAAGGAGTAGCGTTCCGAAAGTGAAGAAATACTTCATCCAATGGGGGGgtcagcattccgaaagtgaaaGAGTACTTCATCGAaagaaggagcagcgttccgaaagtgaaggatTACTGCACCTCATAAAGGATCAGCATTTCGAAAGTGTAGGATTACCTCACCTGATGAagtatcagcattccgaaagtgaaggactATTTCACCGGGTGAAGtggcagtgttccaaaagtgaagGAGTACTCCACCCAATGAAGGATCAGCATTTCGAAAGTGAAGGAATACTTTACCCAATGAAggatcagcattccaaaagtgaaggagtacttcaccggGTGAAGGTGTAacattccgaaagtgaaggagaaCTTCACCGGACGTAGGATTAGTTCCAATTGTGAAGGAGTATTTCACCTGCTGACGgatcagcattctgaaagggaAGGAGTACTTCACCGGGTGCAGGAGTAgcgttccgaaagtgaaggagtacttcatcAGAAGAAGGAGTAGCATTCTGAAA comes from the Hemiscyllium ocellatum isolate sHemOce1 chromosome 14, sHemOce1.pat.X.cur, whole genome shotgun sequence genome and includes:
- the LOC132822486 gene encoding dynein heavy chain-like, giving the protein MESILNVKVKYSFTFGMLIRSPVKYSFTLGTPILQQVKYFFAFGTVLLHQVKYSFTFGMLILHRVKYSFTFGTPLLHPVKYSFTFGMMIFHLLKYSFTLGTLILHQVMYSFTFGMLILHQVKHSFTFRMLLLLLMKYSFTFGTLLLHPVKYSFPFRMLIRQQVKYFFAFGTVLLHQVKYSFTFGTLLLLPVKYSFTFGTLLLLQVKYFFAFGTVLLHQVKYTFTFGMLILHRVKYSFTFGTPLLHPVKYSFTFGMMIFHLLKYSFTLGTLILHQVMYSFTFGMLILHQMKHSFTFRMPLLLLMKYSFTFGTLLLHPVKYSFPFRMLIRQQVKLSLTFEMLIHQEVKYSFTFGMLILHWVKYSFTLGTLPLHPVKYFFTFGMLILHQVKYSFTFGMLLPHMVKHSFTFGMLILHWVKYSFTFGMLILHSVKYSFTIGALILHQVKFSFTFGMLILHQVKHSFTFGMLIHHRVKYPFTFGMLILHRVKYSVTFGTLLLHQEKYTFPFGMLILHQVKYSFTFGMLLLHTVKYSVTIGTLLLVLLKYSFTFGMLILHWMKYSITFGTLIFHWVKYSFTVGALILHQMKYSFTLGMLILHQVKYYFTVRKLLLHFRNADPLSG